One window from the genome of Schistocerca piceifrons isolate TAMUIC-IGC-003096 chromosome 8, iqSchPice1.1, whole genome shotgun sequence encodes:
- the LOC124712350 gene encoding aquaporin AQPAn.G-like — translation MCFVRLLKSVTPSSAVCDCTTTPAAGLSTTQALLVETGATAMLILLCHGSWDARNCHNSDSTPLKFGSYITGISIAAGPFTGASMNPARTLAPALWKGVWECHWVYWAGPLGGSVLATVMYMSVFTEKTTRSAATEDNSSVDKFRADVDGVENIEKFPFSQLPENCPQCHPVHSRPEIYKQALP, via the exons AGTGTGACGCCGTCCTCAGCGGTGTGTGACTGCACGACGACGCCGGCAGCGGGGCTGTCAACAACGCAGGCGCTGCTCGTGGAGACGGGGGCCACGGCGATGCTGATACTCCTGTGCCACGGCTCGTGGGACGCGCGCAACTGCCACAACTCGGACTCCACGCCGCTCAAGTTCGGCTCCTACATCACCGGCATCTCCATCGCCGCG GGTCCTTTCACTGGAGCCAGCATGAACCCCGCCAGGACACTCGCCCCAGCGCTCTGGAAGGGTGTTTGGGAATGCCACTGG GTGTACTGGGCTGGTCCTTTAGGAGGCTCCGTCCTGGCTACTGTGATGTACATGTCGGTGTTCACAGAGAAGACAACTAGATCAGCTGCCACAGAAGACAACAGCTCTGTAGACAAGTTCAGAGCAGACGTCGACGGCGTGGAGAACATAGAAAAGTTCCCGTTCAGCCAGCTGCCAGAGAACTGTCCTCAGTGTCATCCAGTGCATTCCCGGCCAGAGATTTACAAACAGGCTCTGCCTTGA